One Aneurinibacillus migulanus genomic region harbors:
- a CDS encoding O-antigen ligase family protein — protein MTKTRPMMLLVAVALLAIGIIQYKVGMAGEFVLMGAFLAITLYRTEYGLYLIALSLPILTYRPLLALILLFVLVLFVTAQNYEKLKANLKNHLNLAVFLFLAILLITALTSVNVIESLKQFMLYYFISFLLYLLLVMKLDTRETLYRFIVCLVLSASLVSLYGVYQYFTLQYTSAAWVDASQNPGLSKRIFATFENPNLFVQYLIMILPLNFALIFYSKSLGNRVLFALQFALISLAVVLTFSRSGWVALFLGLGILATMISRRLLVVGLIVAAVSVNFLPDTIMTRILSIFSPQTDSSSAYRLEMWPSAFAMIRDFWVTGIGSDLTTFKKVYTDYMMPGVRINHFHNIYLMNFVTGGILAILLLLYMFYQSLRTAIVSLFMNDKKDKLLSYMAKAGIGSLIAIASAGMFEDVWHQYRVDFMFWILLAILSVVYNLARARKEQVQE, from the coding sequence ATGACGAAAACACGTCCGATGATGCTACTGGTAGCCGTAGCGCTACTGGCGATAGGCATCATACAATACAAAGTAGGAATGGCCGGGGAATTCGTATTGATGGGGGCGTTTCTTGCAATTACGCTATACCGGACGGAGTACGGATTATACTTAATCGCTTTGTCCCTTCCCATCCTTACGTACCGGCCGCTGCTGGCTTTAATTCTTTTGTTTGTGCTTGTATTGTTCGTTACGGCACAAAATTACGAAAAGCTAAAGGCCAACCTAAAAAATCATTTGAATCTGGCTGTATTTTTATTTTTAGCAATTCTGCTAATTACAGCCCTTACTTCAGTCAATGTAATAGAAAGCTTGAAACAATTTATGCTTTACTACTTTATTAGCTTTCTTCTTTATCTTCTGCTGGTAATGAAATTGGATACACGTGAAACGCTCTATCGTTTTATCGTCTGTCTCGTTCTATCCGCCAGCCTGGTATCACTGTATGGTGTATATCAATATTTTACGCTGCAATATACATCAGCAGCGTGGGTAGATGCGAGCCAGAATCCGGGGCTAAGTAAGCGGATTTTTGCTACATTTGAGAATCCGAACTTGTTCGTTCAATATTTAATTATGATTCTGCCATTGAATTTCGCCTTGATTTTCTATTCAAAATCACTTGGCAACCGTGTGCTGTTCGCATTACAATTCGCCCTTATTTCGCTTGCGGTTGTACTCACATTCTCCCGTAGCGGATGGGTAGCCCTGTTCTTAGGATTGGGCATACTGGCAACGATGATCAGTCGCCGCTTGCTTGTCGTTGGACTTATCGTGGCAGCCGTCAGCGTGAATTTCCTGCCAGATACGATTATGACCCGAATTCTATCTATCTTCAGTCCGCAGACCGATTCTTCCAGCGCATACCGCCTGGAAATGTGGCCATCCGCATTTGCCATGATTCGCGATTTCTGGGTAACAGGAATCGGTTCGGATTTGACGACATTCAAAAAAGTATACACTGATTATATGATGCCCGGTGTACGCATTAACCATTTCCATAATATTTATCTGATGAACTTCGTAACAGGCGGAATTCTGGCTATTTTGCTGCTGTTGTACATGTTCTATCAAAGCCTGCGTACAGCTATCGTTAGCTTATTCATGAACGATAAAAAAGACAAACTGCTCTCCTATATGGCCAAAGCTGGCATCGGATCCTTGATTGCAATTGCCAGTGCCGGAATGTTTGAAGATGTATGGCACCAATATCGAGTAGACTTTATGTTCTGGATTCTGCTTGCTATTCTGTCTGTCGTCTATAACCTGGCCCGTGCAAGGAAGGAGCAAGTACAAGAATGA
- a CDS encoding DUF4330 family protein has translation MSQRSFSFTLKDALITLLLIGAVIIIALKASMTGKLVMPHKEMTVTIAIEGQLPSFHKSIHPGDKIFQKGTFGVTPPFGEVVDVKAVPAKKYLPDATTGSYKLQHFKGEEDVYLTIKATGFVSLDGSPIIDNTFFYPNLYLPARTDGAIFASRVISVE, from the coding sequence ATGAGTCAGCGCTCTTTTTCTTTCACATTAAAAGACGCGCTGATTACCCTGCTGCTTATTGGCGCGGTGATTATTATCGCGCTTAAAGCTTCCATGACAGGCAAACTGGTAATGCCGCACAAAGAAATGACCGTAACGATCGCTATTGAAGGACAGCTACCATCTTTCCACAAATCTATCCATCCGGGAGATAAAATCTTTCAAAAAGGAACTTTCGGAGTAACTCCGCCCTTCGGCGAGGTAGTGGACGTCAAAGCGGTCCCGGCAAAAAAATACCTTCCAGACGCTACAACCGGATCGTATAAGCTGCAGCATTTTAAAGGGGAAGAAGATGTGTATCTGACAATAAAAGCTACCGGCTTCGTTTCTTTAGACGGAAGCCCGATTATCGATAATACATTCTTCTATCCGAACCTGTACTTGCCCGCAAGAACGGACGGAGCCATATTCGCGTCCAGGGTAATCAGCGTGGAATAA
- a CDS encoding DUF4330 domain-containing protein, whose product MKAIDQKGRVFGAINILDLFLILLLIGALVFAGIKFTQGQDVGTGPKTQKELTYVLYNSAEHPFVVDQIKKGDVLRNKDNNQKIGEVVSIDKQPGKVAVTTADGRMVMSTVPEKFSVFITVKTKGSVAGETAVGEDGSALLTGTKVSVKGPKYMIETLISEVNAGEK is encoded by the coding sequence ATGAAAGCTATTGATCAAAAAGGAAGAGTCTTTGGCGCAATTAATATTCTCGACTTGTTTTTAATTCTGCTGTTAATTGGCGCATTGGTTTTTGCCGGAATTAAATTCACACAAGGCCAGGACGTGGGTACAGGTCCGAAAACGCAAAAGGAATTAACATACGTACTGTATAACAGTGCCGAGCATCCATTTGTCGTGGATCAAATTAAGAAAGGTGACGTATTGCGGAACAAAGATAACAACCAAAAAATCGGCGAAGTTGTCTCCATAGATAAACAGCCGGGAAAAGTTGCCGTAACAACGGCTGACGGCCGCATGGTCATGTCTACTGTACCTGAGAAATTTTCCGTTTTTATTACTGTAAAAACGAAAGGTAGCGTCGCAGGGGAAACTGCCGTCGGTGAAGACGGAAGCGCACTCTTGACAGGTACTAAAGTGTCCGTTAAAGGACCAAAATATATGATTGAAACCTTGATATCCGAAGTTAACGCGGGTGAGAAGTAA
- a CDS encoding glycosyltransferase encodes MKILHAIGGGEFGGAEQHILELLEILSRHAVDPVVVCFYNSTFAEELRKRNIRVIVLDTYGRFDFRLVKGLARVFQEEKPDLIHSHGVKANFFCRLAVRSLPRIPIVTTIHSVLRYDYPNPLAYFLASRMELWTRKWNDHYIAISNSIKQSLESDGVTAKNITLIHHGIPIEEFKADEDTGDIRRSLGLPEDAFVIGTVSRLVAVKGLTDLMQAFILLAADNPRIHWLVIGDGPEKEALQNTANSAGVSERIHFAGFRQDVPRCLQAMDLFVSPSYSEGLGLSLLEAMAAKKPVVSTMVGGISDFLIDYLNGIVIPTKNPEEIKQNILILMENEDLRIKLAEAGYRTVKEEYTLTHMAMKTKELYRQLIRTHVK; translated from the coding sequence ATGAAAATATTACATGCAATCGGCGGGGGCGAGTTTGGCGGCGCGGAGCAACATATTCTTGAACTGCTCGAAATTCTGTCCAGGCATGCGGTTGACCCTGTCGTCGTATGTTTCTATAACTCCACTTTTGCCGAAGAATTACGCAAACGGAACATTCGCGTCATCGTGCTCGATACATACGGACGATTCGATTTTCGTCTTGTGAAGGGGCTTGCCCGCGTATTTCAGGAAGAGAAGCCCGATCTTATTCATTCGCATGGCGTGAAGGCGAATTTTTTCTGCCGTCTTGCTGTGCGCTCTCTTCCCCGTATCCCTATCGTAACAACGATACACAGCGTGCTACGGTACGATTACCCGAATCCGCTGGCCTACTTCCTCGCTTCCCGTATGGAGCTATGGACACGCAAGTGGAACGACCACTATATCGCCATCTCGAACTCTATCAAGCAATCGCTTGAATCGGATGGGGTAACAGCAAAAAATATTACCCTCATCCATCACGGGATTCCAATCGAAGAATTTAAGGCGGATGAAGATACGGGTGATATCCGGCGCTCTCTCGGACTTCCAGAGGATGCATTTGTTATCGGTACCGTCTCCCGGCTTGTTGCGGTCAAAGGATTGACAGACTTGATGCAGGCGTTTATCCTGCTTGCCGCAGATAACCCCCGTATTCACTGGCTGGTTATCGGGGATGGACCGGAAAAAGAAGCGCTACAGAACACGGCCAACAGCGCTGGCGTGAGCGAGCGTATACATTTCGCTGGCTTTCGTCAGGACGTGCCACGCTGCCTGCAGGCGATGGATTTGTTTGTGAGTCCGTCCTACTCGGAAGGGCTTGGTCTCTCCCTTCTTGAAGCGATGGCGGCGAAGAAACCTGTCGTCTCAACAATGGTGGGAGGCATCTCAGATTTTCTCATCGATTACTTGAACGGCATCGTCATTCCGACGAAAAATCCGGAAGAAATCAAGCAGAACATTCTTATCCTGATGGAGAACGAAGACTTGCGCATAAAGCTTGCTGAAGCCGGGTACCGTACCGTCAAGGAAGAGTATACGCTGACGCATATGGCAATGAAAACAAAAGAGCTGTATCGTCAGCTCATTCGTACACACGTGAAGTGA
- the murJ gene encoding murein biosynthesis integral membrane protein MurJ, with protein MAQTVLRSAVVIMIVTLVGRVVGLLREMLLANSFAVGFEADVYRYAFAIPNTIFLFVPGALNAIFVPSIKSMLVENRQEEARTLFRKMLTVITIIYFIIMVLGMVFSREIMQAMTFMQQGSEAITPQQRAEQLEMGTRMLQIMWPSAVFIGLIGVFQATLNAHQQFFIPQVSTVINAIVVCIAYPLFVPFYDIYGVAIGTTLGFLFAAASMVYSIRKEQYSLKLDFAWNTVEMRKIGERFIPIMLGSLVTQVYSFIHPVLASGLGEGRVAALGYANIIYQLPMAIFVAAFTLPIYPYLVEYFTKNEMDKMKRAITEGMQYLFILMVPVIVALAVIPEQLVSLLFYRGGAGKFDLEAVTLTATALMFLGLGLFFLAARDLLTRAFYAMENTKITVIAAVIGILVNIASSLVFMPYLSHGGVALGTTVGSLVNMLVLSFFLRRHIGPFIQRSFWVTAVKTVAGAIVMGAVLYAATAFVSLQGVWIQKIYTVFLIGAGAGLFFAVLVLLREPLALQIIERFAGKLLKRKRG; from the coding sequence ATGGCACAAACCGTACTTCGTTCAGCGGTAGTAATTATGATTGTAACACTCGTCGGGCGGGTTGTGGGCCTGCTGCGCGAGATGTTGCTTGCGAATAGCTTTGCAGTTGGCTTTGAGGCAGACGTCTACCGCTACGCATTTGCGATTCCGAATACGATTTTTTTATTTGTACCTGGAGCGCTGAATGCGATTTTTGTTCCGTCTATTAAAAGTATGCTGGTTGAAAACCGGCAGGAAGAGGCACGTACGTTATTCCGTAAAATGCTAACCGTAATTACCATCATTTACTTTATTATTATGGTGCTTGGGATGGTATTTTCAAGGGAAATTATGCAGGCAATGACATTTATGCAGCAAGGATCTGAAGCGATTACGCCTCAGCAACGCGCCGAGCAGCTGGAAATGGGCACTCGCATGCTACAAATCATGTGGCCATCTGCGGTATTTATCGGGCTTATCGGCGTATTTCAGGCGACTCTGAATGCGCACCAGCAATTTTTTATACCGCAAGTAAGCACGGTAATCAATGCGATTGTCGTATGCATAGCGTATCCGCTCTTTGTTCCTTTTTACGACATCTACGGTGTTGCGATTGGCACGACGCTTGGCTTTTTATTTGCGGCAGCGTCTATGGTATATTCCATAAGAAAAGAACAGTATTCATTGAAGCTTGACTTTGCCTGGAATACTGTTGAAATGAGAAAAATAGGAGAACGCTTTATTCCAATTATGCTTGGGTCGCTGGTCACCCAGGTATATAGCTTTATTCATCCGGTGCTCGCGTCCGGTCTGGGGGAAGGGAGAGTAGCGGCGCTCGGATATGCCAATATTATTTACCAGCTTCCGATGGCAATTTTTGTTGCGGCGTTTACGCTGCCGATTTACCCTTATCTTGTTGAGTATTTTACGAAAAATGAGATGGACAAGATGAAGCGGGCAATTACTGAAGGTATGCAGTATTTATTCATCTTGATGGTGCCGGTAATTGTAGCGTTAGCTGTTATTCCGGAACAGTTGGTTTCACTGCTGTTTTACAGGGGGGGAGCTGGGAAATTTGACCTTGAAGCTGTTACATTGACAGCTACAGCACTTATGTTCCTAGGACTGGGGCTGTTCTTTCTTGCGGCGCGCGATTTGTTAACTCGTGCTTTTTATGCAATGGAAAATACAAAAATTACTGTTATTGCGGCAGTCATAGGTATTCTTGTTAATATCGCCTCCAGCCTCGTATTTATGCCGTATCTGAGCCATGGTGGCGTGGCGCTCGGCACGACGGTCGGCTCATTGGTGAATATGCTTGTGCTAAGCTTCTTCCTTCGCAGGCATATCGGTCCGTTCATCCAGCGCTCCTTCTGGGTTACCGCTGTAAAGACCGTAGCGGGGGCAATTGTAATGGGGGCGGTTTTGTATGCAGCGACCGCATTTGTTTCCTTACAGGGAGTTTGGATACAGAAGATATATACTGTCTTTTTAATCGGGGCAGGAGCAGGTCTTTTCTTCGCCGTGCTTGTCCTGCTGCGTGAGCCACTTGCTTTGCAGATTATTGAGCGTTTTGCTGGAAAACTACTAAAAAGAAAAAGGGGATAA
- a CDS encoding SDR family oxidoreductase — protein sequence MKVLVTGGAGFIGSHIVDQALEAGYEVCIVDDLSTGKRGQVNPQASFYEMDIESPDIERVFQAERPDFVIHQAAQSSVPVSVQNPVHDAKINIVGTINLLEAARKHGVRKVVYASSAAVYGEPQYMGIDEVHPKQPLSPYGISKYVPEFYLNAYHHLYGLNYTAFRYANVFGERQDPKGEGGVVSIFVDRALAEEELTVFGDGQQTRDFVYVKDVARANIMALTSGDNEIFNISTNEKTSINQLIALMNDALGTELKVRYDAPREGDILHSYLDNANAIEKLGWTPRYSLRQGLEKTLHFYRTSE from the coding sequence ATGAAAGTATTGGTAACAGGCGGAGCCGGTTTCATCGGCTCCCACATTGTGGACCAGGCGCTTGAAGCCGGGTATGAAGTGTGTATTGTTGATGATTTATCGACAGGCAAGCGGGGACAGGTGAATCCGCAGGCGTCGTTTTATGAGATGGATATTGAATCACCGGATATCGAGCGTGTATTTCAGGCAGAAAGACCAGATTTCGTTATCCATCAGGCGGCCCAAAGCTCTGTACCGGTGTCCGTGCAGAATCCTGTGCACGATGCCAAAATTAATATTGTAGGAACGATTAATCTGCTAGAGGCAGCCCGTAAACACGGCGTACGCAAAGTAGTATATGCTTCTTCCGCAGCAGTATATGGCGAACCGCAGTATATGGGTATTGACGAGGTTCATCCGAAGCAGCCGCTGTCGCCGTATGGAATTTCGAAATATGTGCCGGAGTTCTATCTAAATGCATACCATCATCTTTATGGATTGAATTATACGGCTTTTCGTTATGCGAATGTATTTGGAGAAAGACAGGATCCAAAAGGAGAAGGCGGCGTGGTGTCCATCTTTGTAGACCGTGCACTGGCCGAGGAAGAGCTGACCGTTTTCGGTGACGGGCAGCAGACGCGCGATTTCGTCTATGTAAAAGATGTAGCCAGAGCCAACATTATGGCCCTGACTAGCGGAGACAATGAAATCTTTAATATTAGTACCAATGAGAAGACAAGCATAAATCAACTTATTGCACTTATGAACGACGCGCTCGGCACGGAGTTGAAGGTAAGATATGATGCTCCACGTGAAGGCGATATTCTTCATAGTTATCTTGACAATGCGAACGCTATAGAAAAGCTTGGTTGGACACCTCGGTATTCTCTGCGACAGGGGCTGGAAAAGACGTTGCATTTCTATCGTACGTCAGAGTGA
- the csaB gene encoding polysaccharide pyruvyl transferase CsaB, whose product MARILISGYYGFDNAGDDTVLYGIISSLTKHMPDAELAVLSNTPAETQALFGIPAFNRWRMGAIVNQLQKSDLLVMGGGSLLQDATSPRSVIYYLGIVMIAKMLGKPVIFYAQGIGPITKAISKRLIRMIVNRVDVITVRDEQSGEDLKSLGVKNAPIYVTADPAVTINSNQVDISFGQGVIQKYKPDTKKPIMAISVRAWKNEQQYKKIIAQFADEALRRGWEVFFLPMQNPADLAPSLDIVKQMSEPGAVVIEEKMNFKQIFSFIGASQFILGMRLHSVILAAVMNIPFAGISYDPKMDRFVQRLDMTSAGHIKDLEYNSLLANIEPLLADLPGAQEKIRRNIGTLVQEAEKSSLLAIELLKSSQQNNKT is encoded by the coding sequence ATGGCAAGAATACTGATTTCTGGATACTATGGATTCGACAACGCCGGGGACGACACGGTGCTGTATGGAATCATCTCTTCGCTCACTAAACATATGCCAGACGCGGAACTCGCGGTCTTATCGAATACACCTGCCGAAACGCAAGCCCTATTCGGCATTCCTGCGTTTAATCGCTGGCGAATGGGCGCTATTGTTAACCAACTTCAAAAATCCGACCTTCTTGTCATGGGAGGCGGCAGCCTGCTTCAGGATGCGACAAGCCCACGCAGCGTGATTTATTATCTCGGTATCGTCATGATAGCGAAAATGCTGGGTAAACCGGTTATTTTCTATGCCCAGGGGATCGGTCCGATTACCAAGGCGATTAGTAAGCGGCTCATCCGTATGATTGTCAACCGCGTCGATGTAATTACAGTACGTGATGAACAGTCAGGAGAAGATTTGAAATCGTTGGGGGTCAAAAATGCGCCAATTTACGTAACGGCAGATCCGGCGGTTACCATTAATTCTAATCAAGTAGATATTTCCTTCGGACAAGGTGTCATTCAAAAGTACAAGCCTGACACAAAAAAACCGATTATGGCTATCTCAGTGCGTGCATGGAAAAATGAACAACAATATAAGAAGATTATTGCTCAATTTGCAGATGAAGCACTGCGTAGAGGTTGGGAAGTTTTCTTCTTACCGATGCAGAATCCGGCCGATCTTGCTCCTTCCCTCGATATTGTTAAACAAATGAGCGAACCGGGAGCGGTCGTCATTGAGGAGAAGATGAATTTCAAACAGATTTTCAGCTTCATCGGCGCCTCCCAATTTATTCTTGGTATGCGCCTGCACTCGGTCATTCTGGCAGCAGTGATGAACATTCCGTTTGCTGGCATTTCTTATGATCCAAAAATGGACCGGTTCGTACAGCGCCTTGATATGACATCTGCAGGACATATTAAGGATTTGGAGTACAATTCACTGCTGGCTAATATAGAGCCATTGCTCGCCGATCTCCCTGGAGCACAGGAGAAAATCCGCCGTAACATCGGCACACTTGTGCAAGAAGCGGAGAAAAGCAGTCTGCTGGCGATCGAGCTACTTAAAAGTAGTCAGCAGAACAACAAAACATAA
- the pruA gene encoding L-glutamate gamma-semialdehyde dehydrogenase → MIPYRPEPFTNFAEEKNMNAINEALEKVAAELGRDYPLVIGGEEVMTEERLVSVNPSAKKEVVGSVSSADQALADKAMHNAAATFKTWSRVPVEHRAGYLFKASAMMRRRKHEFSAWLMLEAGKSRAEADADTAEAIDFMEYYARQALELKDRGQQTLVRLPGEDNHLEYIPLGVGVVIPPWNFALAIVVGMVTSAMVTGNTVILKPASQTPVIAYKFYELLVEAGLPAGVVNFLPGRPDVIGDYLVDHKLTRFISFTGSRAVGLRIHERSSKVAPGQIWMKRLVAEMGGKDAIVVLDDADVELAAQNIVASAFSFSGQKCSACSRAIIHEAVYDEVLSRVVDITKGLKVGDVRDASNYTGPVIDEKALNKVMEYVEIGKREGKLVAGGKPAGDEGFFVEPTIFADVDPDARIMQEEVFGPFVAFTKVRDFDHAMEVANNTEYGLTGSVFTRNREYIERARTEFHVGNLYFNRKCTGAIVGVHPFGGFNMSGTDSKAGGPDYLLQFTQPKLSSEIL, encoded by the coding sequence ATGATTCCATACCGTCCCGAACCGTTTACAAACTTTGCTGAAGAGAAAAATATGAACGCGATTAATGAGGCACTGGAGAAAGTAGCCGCTGAGCTGGGCCGCGATTATCCGCTGGTTATCGGTGGCGAAGAAGTGATGACTGAAGAGCGTCTCGTTTCTGTGAACCCGTCCGCGAAAAAAGAAGTAGTTGGAAGCGTATCCAGTGCGGATCAAGCGCTGGCTGATAAAGCGATGCACAACGCAGCCGCTACGTTCAAGACATGGTCCCGTGTCCCCGTTGAACATCGTGCCGGCTATTTATTCAAGGCGTCGGCCATGATGCGCCGCCGCAAGCACGAATTCTCTGCCTGGCTGATGCTGGAAGCAGGTAAAAGCCGCGCAGAAGCAGATGCAGATACGGCAGAAGCGATTGACTTTATGGAATATTATGCGCGCCAGGCGCTGGAACTCAAAGACCGTGGTCAGCAAACACTCGTCCGCCTGCCGGGCGAAGACAACCACCTGGAATACATTCCACTGGGGGTCGGTGTTGTCATTCCGCCATGGAACTTCGCGCTGGCGATCGTAGTTGGCATGGTGACGTCTGCGATGGTGACCGGGAATACCGTTATTCTGAAACCGGCTAGCCAGACGCCAGTCATCGCCTACAAATTTTATGAGCTGTTAGTCGAAGCGGGTCTTCCAGCGGGTGTGGTGAACTTCTTGCCGGGTCGTCCGGATGTGATCGGAGACTACCTGGTTGATCACAAGTTGACCCGTTTTATCAGCTTCACTGGTTCCCGTGCAGTCGGTTTGCGCATTCATGAGCGTTCTTCCAAAGTGGCTCCAGGCCAAATCTGGATGAAACGTCTCGTTGCTGAGATGGGCGGCAAAGACGCCATCGTCGTGCTGGATGATGCAGATGTGGAACTGGCGGCACAAAACATCGTCGCATCAGCGTTCAGCTTCTCCGGTCAGAAATGCTCCGCGTGCTCGCGTGCGATTATTCATGAGGCGGTGTACGATGAGGTATTAAGCCGAGTCGTGGACATCACAAAAGGATTGAAAGTAGGCGACGTGCGTGATGCGTCCAACTACACCGGTCCGGTCATTGACGAGAAAGCATTGAACAAAGTAATGGAATACGTAGAAATCGGCAAGCGTGAAGGCAAGCTCGTGGCAGGCGGCAAGCCAGCTGGCGACGAAGGCTTCTTCGTAGAACCGACGATTTTCGCCGATGTAGACCCGGATGCGCGCATTATGCAGGAGGAAGTGTTCGGACCGTTCGTAGCATTTACGAAAGTGCGTGACTTTGACCATGCGATGGAAGTAGCGAACAATACAGAATACGGCTTGACCGGGTCGGTGTTTACCCGCAACCGCGAGTACATCGAGCGTGCCCGTACCGAGTTCCATGTGGGCAACCTGTACTTCAACCGCAAGTGTACTGGAGCCATCGTTGGGGTGCATCCGTTTGGTGGATTTAACATGTCAGGTACGGATTCCAAAGCAGGCGGACCAGATTACTTGCTGCAATTCACACAGCCGAAGCTGTCGTCCGAGATTTTGTAA
- a CDS encoding proline dehydrogenase family protein: METTMKNFFLFLSQNKSMNQAAKKWGLRFGASRFVAGETIREAMQKVQNLNNQGLVCTLDHLGEFVFSREEAIESADYCVKTLDAIHQTGVNSNLSLKLTQLGLDIDVDLCRQNMRRILDTAKKYGNFVRIDMEDYSHCQQTLDLLAELRRDYDNVGTVIQAYLYRTEKDIEDLKGVSLRLVKGAYKESSEVAYPEKKDVDENYKKIIKMHLLSGSYTAIASHDDEIIEYTKRLADKYSIPREQFEFQMLYGIRTQSQIELAQQGYKMRVYVPYGNDWYGYFMRRLAERPANVGFVLKGMVTK; the protein is encoded by the coding sequence ATGGAAACAACGATGAAAAATTTTTTCTTGTTTCTTTCTCAGAATAAATCGATGAATCAGGCAGCGAAGAAATGGGGGTTGCGTTTCGGCGCTAGCCGTTTTGTTGCCGGAGAGACGATTCGGGAAGCAATGCAGAAGGTGCAGAACTTAAACAATCAGGGGCTTGTGTGTACGCTAGATCACCTTGGTGAGTTTGTATTTAGTCGTGAAGAAGCGATTGAATCGGCGGACTATTGTGTAAAAACGCTGGATGCGATTCACCAGACGGGTGTGAACAGCAACCTCTCGCTCAAGCTAACTCAACTCGGTCTTGATATTGACGTCGATTTGTGCCGTCAGAACATGCGACGTATCCTGGACACTGCAAAGAAGTATGGTAATTTTGTCCGCATTGATATGGAAGATTACAGTCATTGTCAGCAAACGCTCGATTTGCTTGCTGAGCTACGTCGTGATTATGATAATGTGGGCACTGTTATCCAAGCTTATCTGTATCGGACAGAAAAAGATATCGAAGATTTGAAAGGGGTTTCATTGCGTCTGGTAAAAGGGGCATACAAAGAATCTTCAGAAGTGGCTTATCCTGAAAAGAAAGATGTGGATGAGAACTACAAAAAAATTATCAAGATGCACCTATTGAGCGGAAGTTATACTGCTATTGCATCCCATGATGATGAGATTATCGAGTATACGAAGCGTTTAGCGGACAAGTATAGTATTCCGCGTGAACAATTCGAGTTCCAGATGCTATACGGCATTCGCACACAGTCTCAAATCGAGCTTGCACAGCAGGGGTACAAAATGCGTGTGTATGTTCCTTACGGCAATGATTGGTACGGCTATTTCATGCGTCGATTGGCTGAACGTCCCGCTAATGTAGGATTTGTATTAAAAGGCATGGTTACAAAATAA